The proteins below come from a single Haemorhous mexicanus isolate bHaeMex1 chromosome 20, bHaeMex1.pri, whole genome shotgun sequence genomic window:
- the LOC132336759 gene encoding CMRF35-like molecule 8 has translation MPSSLGFPFSTPTGCSRSWGGPRGGPSSAESSRERPHAEPRCPAAAMQLLPLLAWALLPGCAAVTGPGTVRGFLGDSLSVTCTYHPDWEKFPKFWCIPSRKFIFTCDKDIVITSESQPEVRQGRFSIRDDRTHRAFTVTVDGLSEEDAGTFRCGVRTRAFLSDRSADVDVIVLSAPSTHPSSTYVTTTSSGLNLSGTGHTQTISQGEILQSTSNPSTPQLLDVVEHILTPATIVVLFLLAVAAGVLVILSRKKKATSMLHPACSGAAIEMDRTCSMSHTGTEALNYADIDHGPGTAESQYSSAEAFHRLETLPVEYIEVRQRAQHLEEEREALYARVQKPMLQQEQIYANMPSAPRPSEELYSTVWGR, from the exons ATGCCCAGCAGTCTCGGGTTCCCCTTCTCCACTCCAACGGGGTGTTCGCGTAGCTGGGGCGGCCCCAGGGGCGGGCCGAGCTCCGCCGAGAGCAGCCGGGAGCGGCCGCACGCTGAGCCCCGGTGTCCCGCAGCGGCcatgcagctcctgcctctgctcgcctgggctctgctgccag GCTGCGCGGCAGTGACGGGGCCGGGCACTGTCAGGGGATTCCTGGGGGATTCCCTGTCGGTCACCTGCACGTACCACCCGGACTGGGAGAAGTTCCCGAAATTCTGGTGCATACCTAGTAGAAAGTTCATTTTTACCTGTGATAAGGACATCGTCATCACCTCGGAGTCGCAGCCCGAGGTGCGGCAGGGCCGTTTCTCCATCCGGGACGACCGCACGCACCGGGCATTCACGGTGACAGTGGATGGTCTGTCCGAGGAGGACGCGGGCACCTTCCGCTGTGGGGTGCGAACGAGAGCATTTTTGTCTGATAGGAGTGCTGATGTGGACGTGATCGTGCTCTCAG CTCCTTCCACCCACCCGTCATCGACCTACGTGACCACCACGTCCTCTGGTCTCAATCTCTCTGGAACAGGCCACACACAGACAATTTCCCAGGGGGAAATTTTGCAATCAACATCAAATCCCTCCACCCCTCAACT cttGGACGTGGTTGAGCACATCCTCACTCCAGCCACCATTGTGGTCCTTTTTTTGCTTGCAGTGGCTGCTGGTGTTCTAGTAATACTCTCTAGGAAGAAGAAGG CCACATCCATGCTTCATCCAGCCTGTTCCGGAGCAGCCATAGAGATGGACAGGACTTGCAGCATGTCACATACA GGAACAGAAGCCTTGAACTATGCGGACATTGACCATGGCCCGGGCACGGCTGAGAGCCAgtacagcagtgctgaggcttTCCACCGCCTGGAAACACTCCCAGTGGAGTACATCGAGGTCAGACAGAGGGCTCAG catTTGGAAGAGGAAAGAGAGGCGTTATATGCCAGAGTGCAGAagcccatgctgcagcaggagcagatctATGCCAACATGCCGTCAGCTCCACGTCCCAGCGAAGAGCTCTACAGCACGGTGTGGGGTAGATGA
- the LOC132336838 gene encoding LOW QUALITY PROTEIN: CMRF35-like molecule 9 (The sequence of the model RefSeq protein was modified relative to this genomic sequence to represent the inferred CDS: inserted 1 base in 1 codon), with product MWLLLVLASALLPGSGAVTGPGTVQGFLRETLPVTCTYQPGRETLPKFCTVKLQPLVRQGRFSILNSCVLRAFPVTGERLAKKDAGTLRCGIRKGFFPLHESADVEVIITPGRSLHVFLIVTVTPALGARDHTAGGCFTLSVTGRRGPSGXRCIHPSSAAAIPTLSPDAPQGTRGTFRYFPVLAGLQLLALLAMSAAVLWVSVRGR from the exons ATGTggctcctgctggtgctggcctcggcactgctgccag GCTCCGGGGCAGTGACAGGCCCCGGCACCGTGCAGGGATTCCTGAGGGAAACCCTGCCGGTCACCTGCACGTACCAGCCTGGCCGGGAGACGTTGCCGAAATTCTG CACCGTGAAATTGCAGCCCCTGGTGAGGCAGGGCCGGTTCTCCATCCTGAACAGCTGCGTGCTCCGGGCATTCCCGGTGACTGGGGAGCGTCTGGCCAAGAAAGATGCGGGCACGCTCCGCTGTGGGATTCGaaagggatttttccccttACATGAGAGCGCTGATGTGGAGGTTATCATAACCCCCGGTCGGTCCTTGCACGTTTTCCTCATAGTAACAGTGACCCCTGCGTTGGGGGCCCGGGACCACACTGCGGGAGGATGTTTCACCCTGAGCGTGACAGGAAGACGGGGCCCGTCTG ACCGCTGCATCCATCCTTCTTCCGCAGCTGCAATCCCGACGCTCTCGCCGGACGCTCCGCAGGGGACCCGCGGCACTTTCCGCTACTTCCCTGTGCTCgccgggctgcagctgctggctctgctggccatgAGCGCGGCCGTGCTCTGGGTCAGCGTGCGGGGCCGTTAA